The following are from one region of the Quercus robur chromosome 1, dhQueRobu3.1, whole genome shotgun sequence genome:
- the LOC126722558 gene encoding uncharacterized protein LOC126722558 yields MDFGLAALKLVCAQLREAKETQSQNSFTLGGILFQRAWLQGVLVSTSDAGAPLLLDDGTGVIHLSLSGDFRLRPWKTGMYVMVVGGYIASLGEPPMIKVHKIVDLSAFPDREAMWYLEVIEAYKLFYGPN; encoded by the exons atGGACTTCGGGCTAGCAGCGCTGAAGCTGGTGTGCGCTCAGCTGAGGGAGGCCAAGGAAACACAGTCGCAAAACTCCTTCACTCTTGGCGGCATTCTCTTCCAACGCGCCTGGTTACAG GGCGTTCTGGTCTCCACCTCCGACGCGGGAGCCCCCTTGCTTCTCGACGACGGCACCGGCGTTATCCACCTCTCCCTCTCCGGCGACTTCCGTCTCCGCCCTTGGAAGACAGGGATGTATGTAATGGTGGTTGGAGGTTACATTGCGAGTTTGGGTGAGCCCCCCATGATTAAG GTTCACAAGATTGTTGATCTTTCAGCATTCCCGGATCGAGAGGCAATGTGGTATCTTGAAGTTATTGAGGCATACAAACTGTTCTATGGTCCCAATTGA